Proteins from a single region of Campylobacter sp. RM16704:
- a CDS encoding aerobic ribonucleoside-diphosphate reductase Ia, B2 protein subunit NrdB translates to MNRKRIYNPKSSETLNDRKVFNGNPHGILNFTKAKYTWALKLWDLMEANTWFPKEVDTTKDALDYRCNLTLAEKRMYDLVWSQLISMDSFQTNNLADNINPYITAPEINAVLARQAYEEANHSKSYAVMVEAICENTDLIYEMEKHDETLREKNDFISSIYEELAGNVDDNKLLLAMVANQILEGVYFYSGFTAIYALARAGKMLGSAQMIRFIQRDEITHLLLFQNMINSVYKERPDLFNDANVNKIYDMFKKAGDLEIKWGKYITQNQIMGFTDDIIEEYIHYLVDQRLTAINLDKIYNAKHPIKWVDDFSKFNDQKSNFFESKVTNYSKGSLSFDDF, encoded by the coding sequence ATGAACAGAAAAAGAATTTACAACCCAAAATCAAGCGAAACTTTAAATGATAGAAAAGTTTTCAATGGCAACCCTCATGGTATTTTAAATTTTACTAAAGCAAAATATACTTGGGCCTTAAAACTTTGGGATTTAATGGAGGCAAACACTTGGTTTCCAAAGGAAGTTGATACTACTAAAGATGCACTAGATTATCGCTGTAATTTAACTTTGGCTGAAAAAAGAATGTATGATTTAGTTTGGTCTCAACTTATTTCAATGGATAGTTTTCAAACAAACAATCTTGCAGATAATATCAACCCATACATCACTGCTCCAGAAATCAACGCAGTTTTAGCAAGACAGGCTTATGAAGAAGCAAATCACTCAAAATCTTATGCTGTAATGGTTGAGGCAATTTGTGAAAATACAGATTTAATCTACGAAATGGAAAAACACGATGAAACTCTAAGAGAAAAAAATGATTTTATTTCTAGTATTTATGAAGAATTAGCTGGTAATGTAGATGATAATAAGCTTTTACTTGCCATGGTAGCAAATCAAATTCTCGAAGGAGTATATTTTTACAGCGGTTTTACTGCTATTTACGCTCTTGCTCGTGCTGGAAAAATGCTAGGTTCAGCACAAATGATTCGTTTTATTCAAAGAGATGAAATCACTCATTTGCTTTTATTTCAAAATATGATTAATTCTGTATACAAAGAAAGACCTGATTTATTTAATGATGCTAATGTGAATAAGATCTATGATATGTTTAAAAAAGCTGGAGACCTTGAAATCAAATGGGGTAAATATATCACACAAAATCAAATTATGGGATTTACAGATGATATTATAGAAGAATATATTCATTATCTTGTTGATCAAAGACTTACAGCCATTAATCTTGATAAAATTTACAATGCAAAACACCCTATTAAATGGGTAGATGATTTTTCTAAATTTAATGACCAAAAAAGTAATTTTTTTGAAAGTAAAGTTACTAATTATTCCAAAGGGAGTTTAAGTTTTGATGACTTTTAA
- the dsbI gene encoding disulfide bond formation protein DsbI, translating to MCDINKTKFFYFLMCLAGFLVILLPVGIANLIFGYMLGDSPCTSCWGQRESMIYIGVAALFIVRYGMKGKFLAFLLIATAFGLWQSFNHISGHAHRDLDQGFGLPIFGLHTYFWAEVVFWAVVLLLGVIFAFAPKFGSFEKEMEGASFRKLTKFNLAAMVIVAFIVASNVFQAFVSTGPVPYSGQGDPVRFSLNPKYIIWSDSGWSKSWKSLSFLGKRDVKEPDFAFAPASEKLGIKFDNNTSNAPFANIDENLKIVNETKIDFAKPINTLDYINGEYVVSSKWEVYFLDDNFNNKEDFVLDPYFSATINPIVGIIPYLDNKYILMGSNKTFLRFAKNPNADEALQYADFVKGNDKFEGQGKDLGRGRVDTVRAKFNHILSTTTDGKYMYIATVPNNKDAKTFVISKVSLADRILSGEFTPKAELKEGKTLGDLYITSMTYNDGKIYALSKNHNVIAVINPETESIVKTISYPENITNARSIFFKDDKIQILSYQDGSNILYTLE from the coding sequence ATGTGTGATATTAACAAAACTAAATTTTTCTACTTTTTAATGTGTTTAGCAGGCTTTTTGGTTATTTTATTGCCTGTTGGAATTGCAAATTTAATTTTTGGCTATATGCTGGGTGATAGTCCTTGCACATCTTGTTGGGGTCAAAGAGAATCTATGATTTATATAGGTGTTGCAGCCTTATTTATAGTGCGTTATGGAATGAAAGGAAAATTTTTAGCTTTTCTTTTAATAGCAACTGCATTTGGCTTATGGCAATCGTTCAATCATATAAGTGGTCATGCACATCGTGATCTTGATCAAGGCTTTGGTTTGCCTATTTTTGGTCTACATACTTACTTTTGGGCTGAAGTAGTATTTTGGGCTGTAGTTTTATTACTTGGTGTAATTTTTGCATTTGCTCCTAAATTTGGCTCTTTTGAAAAAGAAATGGAAGGTGCTAGCTTTAGAAAATTAACAAAATTTAATTTAGCAGCTATGGTTATTGTAGCTTTTATTGTTGCCTCAAATGTTTTCCAAGCTTTTGTAAGTACCGGTCCTGTTCCATATAGCGGACAAGGCGATCCAGTTCGTTTCAGTTTAAATCCAAAATATATTATTTGGTCAGATTCTGGCTGGAGTAAAAGCTGGAAAAGCCTTTCTTTCTTAGGAAAACGTGATGTTAAAGAGCCAGATTTTGCTTTTGCTCCTGCGAGTGAAAAACTAGGTATTAAATTTGACAATAATACTAGTAATGCACCATTTGCAAATATTGATGAAAACTTAAAAATTGTTAATGAAACTAAAATTGATTTTGCAAAGCCTATCAATACGCTTGATTATATTAACGGTGAATATGTTGTAAGTTCTAAATGGGAAGTATATTTCTTAGATGACAACTTCAATAATAAAGAAGATTTTGTTTTGGATCCATATTTTTCAGCTACAATCAATCCTATAGTTGGAATTATTCCATATTTAGACAATAAATATATTTTGATGGGATCAAATAAAACTTTCTTAAGATTTGCAAAAAATCCTAATGCAGATGAAGCTTTACAATATGCTGACTTTGTAAAAGGAAATGACAAATTTGAAGGTCAAGGAAAAGATTTGGGTCGTGGTAGAGTTGATACGGTAAGAGCTAAATTTAACCATATTTTAAGTACTACAACAGATGGCAAGTATATGTATATTGCAACTGTTCCTAACAATAAAGATGCCAAAACTTTTGTTATCTCTAAAGTATCTTTAGCTGATAGAATACTTTCAGGTGAATTTACTCCAAAAGCAGAACTTAAAGAAGGCAAAACTTTAGGAGATCTTTATATAACTTCAATGACTTATAATGATGGTAAAATTTACGCATTAAGTAAAAATCATAATGTTATTGCTGTAATTAATCCAGAAACTGAGTCAATAGTTAAAACAATTTCTTACCCAGAAAATATCACTAATGCAAGAAGTATATTCTTTAAAGATGATAAAATTCAAATTCTATCTTATCAAGATGGTTCAAACATCCTTTACACACTTGAATAA
- a CDS encoding protein-L-isoaspartate(D-aspartate) O-methyltransferase: MHLFEQKQCQTMAEEIRKNTFINEELFEAFCSTPREIFSPLKMHAYRLDALPLMGNQWISSPLTVAKMTMALDFKSADSVLEIGCGSGYQAAILSKLIRRVFTIERIEKLAINAIEKFKKLNYTNIHVKFDDGQNGWKNYAPYERILLSAYIEHIPNILFDQLENNGILVAPLLIGNQQFITKFTKKDGEISKEVLDECLFVPIKDGKE, from the coding sequence ATTCATTTATTTGAGCAAAAACAATGTCAAACTATGGCTGAAGAAATTCGTAAAAATACTTTCATCAATGAAGAATTATTCGAAGCTTTTTGTTCTACTCCAAGAGAAATTTTCTCGCCTTTAAAAATGCATGCTTATAGACTTGATGCACTCCCTTTGATGGGCAATCAATGGATAAGCTCGCCACTAACTGTAGCAAAAATGACTATGGCTCTTGATTTTAAAAGTGCAGATAGTGTCTTAGAAATAGGTTGTGGAAGTGGATATCAAGCTGCAATTTTAAGTAAGCTTATAAGGAGAGTTTTTACTATAGAACGCATAGAAAAATTAGCGATTAATGCTATAGAAAAATTTAAAAAACTAAACTACACTAATATCCATGTGAAATTTGATGATGGCCAAAATGGCTGGAAAAACTATGCACCTTATGAAAGAATTTTACTTTCTGCTTATATAGAACATATTCCAAATATTTTATTTGACCAGCTAGAAAATAATGGAATTTTAGTAGCTCCTTTGCTTATAGGCAACCAACAATTTATCACTAAATTTACAAAAAAAGATGGAGAAATATCTAAAGAAGTTTTAGATGAATGTCTTTTTGTACCTATTAAAGATGGTAAAGAATGA
- a CDS encoding RDD family protein, with translation MKAKAKIANRWFRFKAFLIDIFLLYVPVLYLFYFTLGSKEAFLNNQFVIFLCPLLFGFFQALFLAKKAQSPGLKAYDLYLIDINNGQKLSFFRILLRYIIFIISFGLLIGFLVSFVRKDTLSLHDILSQSAIVKKVEK, from the coding sequence ATGAAAGCAAAAGCAAAAATAGCAAATAGATGGTTTAGATTCAAGGCTTTTTTGATTGATATATTTTTACTTTATGTTCCAGTTTTATATTTATTTTATTTCACACTAGGATCTAAAGAGGCTTTTTTAAATAATCAGTTTGTTATTTTTTTATGTCCGCTACTTTTTGGTTTTTTCCAAGCTTTATTTTTGGCAAAAAAAGCTCAAAGTCCAGGACTTAAAGCATATGATCTATATTTAATAGATATAAACAATGGTCAAAAATTAAGTTTTTTTAGAATTTTATTACGATATATTATTTTTATTATAAGTTTTGGTTTATTAATAGGTTTTCTAGTAAGCTTTGTTAGAAAAGATACTCTAAGTTTACATGACATATTAAGCCAAAGTGCTATTGTTAAAAAGGTGGAAAAATGA
- a CDS encoding carbonic anhydrase alpha: MKIKTLFFTCILSSIVFAYEQIPQNVSHGNFIDKDKWKNLDKNWVYCESGMNQDLINIDTKNSTKKPHTLYFNYMDDSFGLINDGYTIKMHFASNGSHITYNNTNYDLSHFHFHTPSKISINNQSYPLEIHFSHVSQKGDIVVIALLLQEGNENPFIKKIIRAFPKKEGDKLYVQGLNANELLPSNTDSFYTFKSKLNKPCNQEITWIILKETTQASKEQIQTIRTLMGKNDKLKTKKIYKIEENN; this comes from the coding sequence ATGAAAATCAAAACATTATTTTTTACCTGTATCTTAAGTTCTATAGTTTTTGCATATGAACAAATACCTCAAAATGTTTCCCATGGAAATTTTATCGACAAAGATAAATGGAAAAATTTAGATAAAAATTGGGTATATTGTGAAAGTGGAATGAATCAAGATTTGATCAACATTGATACAAAAAATTCAACAAAAAAACCTCATACACTATATTTTAACTATATGGATGATTCATTCGGATTAATCAACGATGGATACACTATTAAAATGCATTTTGCAAGCAATGGTAGTCATATTACATATAATAACACAAATTATGATTTATCTCATTTTCATTTTCATACACCCTCTAAAATATCTATAAACAACCAATCTTACCCTTTAGAAATCCATTTTAGCCATGTTAGTCAAAAAGGTGATATAGTTGTTATTGCTTTGCTTTTACAAGAAGGAAATGAAAATCCATTTATCAAAAAAATCATCCGTGCATTTCCAAAAAAAGAAGGTGATAAACTTTATGTTCAAGGATTAAATGCAAATGAGTTATTACCAAGCAATACTGATTCTTTTTATACTTTCAAAAGTAAGCTTAACAAACCATGTAATCAAGAAATCACATGGATTATACTAAAAGAAACTACACAAGCTTCAAAAGAACAAATTCAAACTATAAGAACTTTAATGGGTAAAAATGATAAATTAAAAACAAAAAAAATTTATAAAATTGAGGAAAACAACTGA
- the dba gene encoding disulfide bond formation protein Dba has product MEFLELLLIFIAIVLMIVKPEKEKLAFSILVISWVIMVFDYLGRKSGAILGLINL; this is encoded by the coding sequence ATGGAGTTTTTAGAACTTTTACTAATTTTTATTGCCATAGTTCTCATGATAGTAAAACCAGAAAAAGAAAAACTTGCTTTTTCTATACTTGTGATATCGTGGGTTATAATGGTATTTGACTACTTAGGTCGCAAATCAGGCGCAATCTTAGGCCTAATAAATCTTTAA
- a CDS encoding flagellar hook assembly protein FlgD: protein MANINTQMIQSPLGISTKDIKNDSHIEQGNDGLVTNPKAELDKDAFLKLLLIELQHQDPTDPMDTEKMLTQTAQLSALEMQDNTNKTMTQLVNAMTKLQNSIAASTGMSALAAVGKLATVKDNYLVVADDDIQFQINMYLPKEPQKGKKTDVDASGFQLTKHDNGKLDISGTVDSEVARPGDTIHIKLKDTSGQEETVQAVVGDDQKFKIIGHTPSVNISTASIDSAYKSDSTPVTFTIYNEAGDPVRTMSVKDMSAGMKQIVWDRTDDSGTPVPSGKYYVRASYVGEDGTTVNSTYGAYPITGVKFEKGEALVGMGGSWVKWEDIKEITG, encoded by the coding sequence ATGGCAAACATTAATACACAAATGATTCAAAGTCCATTGGGAATTAGCACAAAAGATATAAAAAATGATTCTCATATAGAGCAAGGTAATGATGGATTGGTTACAAATCCTAAAGCAGAGCTTGATAAAGATGCGTTTTTAAAACTTCTTTTGATAGAACTTCAACATCAAGATCCAACAGATCCTATGGATACAGAAAAAATGCTTACTCAAACAGCACAACTTTCAGCACTTGAAATGCAAGATAATACAAATAAAACTATGACTCAACTAGTTAATGCAATGACAAAATTGCAAAATTCTATTGCAGCAAGTACTGGTATGAGTGCATTAGCAGCAGTTGGAAAACTCGCAACTGTTAAAGATAATTATCTTGTAGTAGCAGATGATGATATACAATTTCAAATTAATATGTATCTGCCTAAAGAACCTCAAAAAGGTAAAAAAACTGATGTTGATGCAAGTGGATTTCAACTCACAAAACATGATAATGGCAAACTTGATATTTCAGGTACAGTTGATAGTGAGGTAGCTAGACCTGGTGATACTATACATATTAAGCTAAAAGATACTAGCGGACAAGAAGAAACAGTCCAAGCCGTAGTTGGAGATGATCAGAAATTTAAAATTATAGGACATACTCCAAGTGTTAATATTTCAACAGCATCAATTGATTCTGCCTATAAATCAGATAGCACTCCTGTAACATTTACTATTTATAACGAAGCAGGAGATCCTGTAAGAACTATGAGTGTTAAAGATATGAGTGCTGGTATGAAGCAAATTGTTTGGGATAGAACAGATGATAGTGGAACCCCTGTTCCATCTGGAAAATATTATGTAAGAGCAAGCTATGTGGGAGAAGATGGCACAACTGTTAATTCAACTTATGGTGCTTACCCAATTACTGGTGTTAAATTTGAAAAAGGTGAAGCCTTAGTTGGTATGGGTGGAAGCTGGGTTAAATGGGAAGATATCAAAGAAATTACAGGATAA
- the fliK gene encoding flagellar hook-length control protein FliK, producing the protein MSNIQTSDALNLLSITPQNENLNKESTNSQDDGEEFLNSLLQAINEKDGSLPKDFKAPQKDDKVNDKNLKENINDKISLDEKDAMKPFEGANFMQILSLLEVLQSDSKDIKLNKLVKDNTTILALEKNLHKLKNIKNINELLNIAKDLGLNIKNIKFEQIKDLKESFPNLDKKGFFETPKKSNTNVFQDLVNQKISKFLQEDSSAKNIPVKNKESQNTSLLSSALKNLELPSKNIEKIDLKDKPVEKIQPQQFHNDKEIKSEIINNKNVSSLQNQQNTKVNKEKLNDNTEIINLTQHSNLKKEVKNIEKINLKDKPVEKIQPQQFHNDKEIKSEIINNKNVSSLQNQQNTKVNKEKLNDNTEIINLTQHSNLKKEVKNIEKINLKDKPVEKIQPQQFHNDKEIKSEIINNKNVSSLQNQQNTKVNKEKLNDNTEIINLTQHSNLKKEVKNIEKIDLKDKPVEKIQPQQFHNDKEIKSEIINNKNVSSLQNQQNTKVDFENLLNTQDKNIKIEKNTQNTNIYEDIFKTTKEILKDEKDNGENLNSYIREMNKVSNNFVKNQNIPLKETFNDFAQEFKEKIESYKAPITRFNITLNPHNLGEVEVTLIQRGSNLNISFNSNQNTLNLFIQHQAEFKNALVNMGFTNLEMNFNNQERKEQNNHQKQKNNTKENKVNFEKEIQEKPNLEMVLAKYF; encoded by the coding sequence ATGTCTAATATTCAAACTAGTGATGCTTTAAATTTATTAAGTATCACTCCACAAAATGAAAATCTTAACAAAGAAAGCACTAACTCGCAAGATGATGGGGAAGAGTTTTTAAATTCTTTATTGCAAGCTATCAATGAAAAAGATGGAAGCTTACCAAAAGATTTTAAAGCTCCACAAAAAGATGACAAAGTAAATGATAAAAATTTAAAAGAAAATATCAATGATAAAATATCATTAGACGAAAAAGATGCTATGAAACCTTTTGAAGGTGCAAATTTTATGCAAATACTTTCTTTGTTAGAAGTTTTACAAAGCGATAGTAAAGATATAAAATTAAACAAACTTGTAAAAGATAATACTACTATATTAGCTCTTGAAAAAAACTTACATAAATTAAAAAATATAAAAAATATTAATGAACTTTTAAATATCGCCAAGGATCTTGGTTTAAACATTAAAAATATTAAATTCGAACAAATTAAAGACTTGAAAGAATCTTTTCCAAATCTTGACAAAAAAGGTTTTTTTGAAACGCCAAAAAAAAGTAATACTAATGTATTTCAAGACTTAGTTAATCAAAAAATTTCTAAATTTTTACAAGAAGATTCCAGTGCAAAAAACATTCCAGTTAAAAATAAAGAAAGTCAAAATACATCTTTACTTTCGTCTGCATTAAAAAATTTAGAACTCCCAAGTAAAAACATAGAAAAAATAGATTTAAAAGATAAACCAGTAGAAAAAATTCAACCTCAACAATTTCACAATGATAAAGAAATTAAAAGCGAAATAATAAATAATAAAAATGTTTCAAGCTTACAAAATCAACAAAATACAAAAGTGAATAAAGAAAAGCTAAATGATAATACAGAAATTATCAATCTAACACAGCATAGTAACTTAAAAAAAGAAGTTAAAAACATAGAAAAAATAAATTTAAAAGATAAACCAGTAGAAAAAATTCAACCTCAACAATTTCACAATGATAAAGAAATTAAAAGCGAAATAATAAATAATAAAAATGTTTCAAGCTTACAAAATCAACAAAATACAAAAGTGAATAAAGAAAAGCTAAATGATAATACAGAAATTATCAATCTAACACAGCATAGTAACTTAAAAAAAGAAGTTAAAAACATAGAAAAAATAAATTTAAAAGATAAACCAGTAGAAAAAATTCAACCTCAACAATTTCACAATGATAAAGAAATTAAAAGCGAAATAATAAATAATAAAAATGTTTCAAGCTTACAAAATCAACAAAATACAAAAGTGAATAAAGAAAAGCTAAATGATAATACAGAAATTATCAATCTAACACAGCATAGTAACTTAAAAAAAGAAGTTAAAAACATAGAAAAAATAGATTTAAAAGATAAACCAGTAGAAAAAATTCAACCTCAACAATTTCACAATGATAAAGAAATTAAAAGCGAAATAATAAATAATAAAAATGTTTCAAGCTTACAAAATCAACAAAATACAAAAGTTGATTTTGAGAATTTGTTAAATACACAAGATAAAAATATAAAAATTGAGAAAAATACACAAAATACCAATATATATGAAGATATTTTTAAAACAACCAAGGAAATATTAAAAGATGAAAAAGATAATGGAGAAAATTTAAATTCATATATTAGAGAAATGAATAAAGTTTCAAATAACTTTGTAAAAAACCAAAATATTCCTTTAAAAGAAACATTTAACGATTTTGCACAAGAATTTAAAGAAAAAATTGAAAGTTATAAAGCTCCTATTACGCGTTTTAATATAACTTTAAATCCTCATAATCTTGGAGAAGTAGAGGTAACACTAATACAAAGAGGATCAAATTTAAACATCAGTTTTAACTCTAATCAAAACACATTAAATCTTTTTATACAACATCAAGCTGAGTTTAAAAATGCTCTTGTAAATATGGGTTTTACAAATTTAGAAATGAATTTTAACAACCAAGAAAGAAAAGAGCAAAATAATCATCAAAAACAAAAAAATAATACAAAAGAAAATAAGGTGAATTTTGAAAAAGAAATTCAAGAAAAGCCAAACTTAGAAATGGTTTTAGCAAAGTATTTCTAA
- the typA gene encoding translational GTPase TypA, whose product MDNIRNIAVIAHVDHGKTTMVDELLKQSGTFSEREQIAERVMDSNDIEKERGITILSKNTAISYKGTKINIIDTPGHADFGGEVERVLKMVDGVLLLVDAQEGVMPQTKFVVKKALSLGLKPIVVINKIDKPAADPERVINEIFDLFVALEASDEQLDFAVVYAAAKNGYAKLALDEESNNMEPLFKTILERVPAPSGSDENPLQLQVFTLGYDNFVGKIGIARIFNGKVKKNQNVMLAKADGTKINGRISKLIGFMGLEKTDIEEAATGDIIAIAGFEALDVGDSVVDPNNPLPLDPLHIEEPTLSIVFSVNDGPLAGTEGKHVTSNKIAERLEAEMKTNIAMKYESTGEGKFKVSGRGELQITILAENMRREGFEFCMGRPEVIVKIEDGVKTEPFEHLVIDVPDDFTGVVIEKLGKRKAEMKTMTPTGDGQTRLEFEIPARGLIGFRSQFLTDTKGEGVMNHSFLEFRPFSGAVEKRNNGALVSMENGVALGYSLFNLQDRGVLFIDPQTKVYIGMIIGEHSRPNDLDVNPIKGKNLTNVRASGSDDAIKLVPPRKLSLERALEWIEEDELVEVTPQNIRVRKRYLDPTQRKRMEKAKS is encoded by the coding sequence TTGGATAATATTAGAAATATAGCTGTTATAGCTCATGTTGATCATGGAAAAACAACCATGGTAGACGAGCTTTTAAAACAATCAGGAACCTTTAGTGAGCGTGAGCAAATAGCAGAACGCGTAATGGATAGCAATGATATAGAAAAAGAAAGAGGTATTACCATCCTTTCAAAAAATACTGCAATCAGCTATAAAGGCACAAAAATAAATATTATAGATACTCCAGGTCATGCTGACTTTGGTGGAGAAGTTGAGCGTGTTTTAAAAATGGTAGATGGGGTTTTACTTTTAGTTGATGCACAAGAAGGAGTTATGCCTCAAACTAAATTTGTGGTAAAAAAAGCTCTGTCTTTAGGGCTTAAACCTATTGTTGTTATTAATAAAATAGACAAACCAGCTGCTGATCCTGAACGTGTAATCAATGAAATTTTTGATCTTTTTGTGGCTTTAGAAGCAAGTGATGAACAACTTGATTTTGCGGTGGTGTATGCAGCTGCTAAAAATGGCTATGCAAAGCTTGCACTTGATGAGGAAAGTAATAATATGGAGCCTTTGTTTAAGACTATACTTGAACGCGTACCTGCACCAAGTGGCAGTGATGAAAATCCTTTACAACTTCAAGTTTTTACTCTAGGTTATGATAATTTCGTTGGTAAAATAGGAATTGCAAGAATTTTTAATGGAAAAGTAAAGAAAAATCAAAATGTTATGCTTGCTAAAGCAGACGGAACTAAAATTAATGGAAGAATTTCTAAATTGATTGGATTTATGGGGTTAGAAAAAACAGATATTGAAGAAGCAGCAACCGGAGATATTATAGCAATAGCAGGTTTTGAAGCTTTAGATGTAGGAGATAGTGTTGTAGATCCAAACAATCCTTTGCCACTTGATCCTTTGCATATAGAAGAGCCAACTTTAAGCATAGTATTTTCTGTAAATGATGGTCCACTAGCAGGAACTGAAGGAAAACATGTAACTTCAAATAAAATAGCAGAACGTTTAGAAGCTGAGATGAAAACAAATATTGCTATGAAATATGAAAGCACAGGTGAGGGTAAATTTAAAGTAAGTGGAAGAGGCGAGTTGCAAATTACTATCTTAGCTGAAAATATGCGTAGAGAAGGCTTTGAATTTTGTATGGGAAGACCTGAGGTTATTGTTAAGATAGAAGATGGAGTTAAAACCGAACCATTTGAACATTTGGTAATTGATGTGCCTGATGATTTTACTGGAGTTGTGATAGAAAAACTAGGAAAAAGAAAAGCCGAAATGAAAACCATGACTCCAACCGGAGATGGTCAAACAAGACTTGAATTTGAAATTCCAGCACGTGGGCTTATAGGTTTTAGATCTCAGTTTTTAACAGATACAAAAGGTGAGGGCGTGATGAATCATAGTTTTTTAGAGTTTCGTCCATTTAGTGGAGCTGTTGAAAAAAGGAATAATGGTGCGTTAGTATCTATGGAAAATGGTGTTGCTTTGGGATATTCTTTATTTAACTTACAAGATAGAGGAGTTTTGTTTATCGATCCTCAAACTAAAGTATATATAGGTATGATAATAGGCGAGCATTCTCGTCCTAATGATTTAGATGTAAATCCTATTAAGGGAAAAAATTTAACCAATGTTAGAGCAAGCGGTAGTGATGATGCTATAAAACTTGTTCCACCAAGAAAATTAAGCCTTGAAAGAGCTTTGGAGTGGATAGAAGAAGATGAACTTGTAGAAGTTACTCCACAAAACATTAGAGTTAGAAAAAGATATTTAGATCCTACTCAAAGAAAAAGAATGGAAAAGGCTAAGTCTTAA
- a CDS encoding GNAT family N-acetyltransferase, which produces MDYYTEIKYFEKITDNIKDKLIDIWEDSVKNSHDFLSSFDREKIKNDLLNSQVFFSLNYLICYDKDEMVGFLAFKDEKIEMLFIKSKYFNQGIGTTLISEAINNYHLKYVEVNKDNYKAYKFYQKCKFIQESEYEDEYGFVVLKMKL; this is translated from the coding sequence ATGGATTATTATACTGAAATTAAATATTTTGAAAAAATTACAGATAATATAAAGGATAAATTGATTGATATATGGGAGGATAGTGTAAAAAATTCCCACGATTTTTTATCTAGTTTTGATAGAGAAAAGATTAAAAATGATCTTTTAAATTCACAAGTATTTTTCAGTTTAAATTATCTGATTTGTTATGATAAAGATGAGATGGTTGGATTTTTGGCATTTAAGGATGAAAAAATTGAAATGCTATTTATAAAATCAAAATATTTCAATCAAGGCATAGGAACTACATTAATATCTGAAGCCATAAATAATTATCATTTAAAGTATGTCGAAGTGAATAAAGATAATTATAAAGCATATAAATTTTATCAAAAATGTAAATTTATACAAGAGAGTGAATATGAAGATGAATATGGTTTTGTTGTTTTAAAAATGAAACTTTAG